GTTTTTGAATTATCCCTAATAACAAAATGTTAGAATACTTTTATAATGTAAGGGTGGTTTTATTTAAGGGGGGCAATGGGGCGGGGGCGCTTCCCCCACCCTGCCCCGCTTCCCCCACggggttaaaaaaatttattatataatttcattataattaaattttagtaaataatcaagtactaaaatatcaacacatcaccaaattattatttattgtaacttcacaattgaaactcataaaaataattaaataaaagttatttgaatacaatctaatatgataaaacaaatataactaaaataatcaagttttcacttttgatacaaatacaatcactaaattattattctatttttttagaaaaaagtgttattgtattaagcgtagttaggaatttaatataaatgtattaataaatttagtataaataattaataatttttattaatagacatgtataattagtagtataattgataatatcaattatattacatatactaatatacattaaatgatacatataactaataatatcattattataaatttataactaattaaattaaatattatatataattatgtacatatatatatctttattttttttaaacggGTGGCCCAcgccccgtttctaaacggGGGGAACAAATTCTCCCCGCCCCAATATCCCGCCGCGGGGCGGTGCCAGCGGGCCCCCGTCCCCATTGCCATCCTTAGTTTTATTACAAAATACATGGTTCAGAAGGATGTTAGtgatattttaaaactttaggaGTGTTGGTTTATTTTAGTAGTAaccttttttaaaaatttttttctaatagAGGAAGGGTAAGATTTAAAAATAAGGAGGAGGAAAGGGAATTTGAATCCAGGATATCCAAACCCTGAGACCTCAGTCTTAGTTATAGACTAAGGCCTCTTTGGCTATTAGTACTTACTGGACTTTTTTAAAATTATCTTAGGAATCAAATACTTCCTTGTAATATTGACTTTAACTtataagggaggtaagtgattttattagaaatttagGGAGTTGAGCAATATTATaaaaaatctcaagggaggttttgaaattatccctaataagAAAATGTTAGAAAAGTTAATTAAACATCCATTCCCTCTAATTTTCAATATCCTTATTTCATTTACTCTTGCCATtaatttcttttgcttcttttttgcCTTGTTGGTCTCAAATTTGGTTCAATATATGTATTTACTTTATAAATTGTAAGTAATTGATTGATAATGAATTATATCATTTTCAGTTATATTCATAATTAAATAGTCAACAAcgaatatatatatttgtatattaagCTATTCACCTTTTATCATTCTAATATATTATCAATTGAGTTTTAAATAACGAAGGTACTTTTGTTGAATTATTCGAACTATTCAATAAAATTAAGGGTAAAATGCCAAAAACTCCTTGTGGTTTGCAAAATGTTCAATTTCTCTCTCTCTGGTATAGAAACCTACACTATAACTCATTGTGGTTTCAACTAAATTGAAAACTGGATGAAAGGCATCTAATCTAAATGTTGTACATGAAATGTCAATATTGCTCCTATATAAATGAACTTTGTGTGATttgtcaaattttttatttaactccctttggtttgaaaaattatactataactttttgtgattttgattaaatcaaaaattgaatgcAAAGTATTTCACGCATAGCAAAGGCAATATTGATATTTCACATAAAACTGTTAGGTTAGATGCTTTGCattcaatttttaatttagtcGAAACTATACGGAGCTATAGTGTATGTTTCCAAATTAGAGAGAGTTAAATTGATCATTTAACAAATCATAAGAAGTTTTTTGctattttaccctaaaattATTCATGTACACAAACAGTAAGATAAgtactttaaaattttttttattggaatgatatattttaactagaaggaaaaaagaagttATATTATGAATCTAATGTTATCCAATTGTAACTAATGTAATAAAAAAGATGCTTTTTAGGTTATATGATAATGTTGTGCTggtgttttgaggaaatgataTAGGCATTTAGGAATACATTTGTAATATTTTTAATTCAATTCATACTTTGCTTCATCATAAAGCTCTAATTACATCAACATGAAATCTAAACGACCATATAAATCGAAACTTCAAATTTTAAGAgacaaaaaatgtaaattaaaaacTTCTTAGTATTGCTGATTTGATTTTACTATTGTGATCTATCAATTGTCATAAATttgtctaaaataaaaaaattggtgGACCATATTTCTTTTAATCGAAACATTGGGGATCAATTTGACAAGCAAAACGTTGGCGACTAAAAACTACATCTCTCCTATTGAGAAAATACGCGGAAACATAAACATGTCAATTGAAAATGCTAGTATGAATAAGTTTTCTTAAGTCTAATATCTAGTTATCCCAACAGAGTTGGCCAAAACATTAATTTGAGGTTGCTGAAGATGGAGACTTAGGTCCTTAATTTGAGGTTGCTGAAGATGGAGACTTAGGTCCCTAGTTCAAACCTTGCTGCCAGCAAATTGTGAAGGGTGGGGAATAGTCTGCGGGATCCACTCCTACGGGAcacccctaaaaaaaaaaaaaactacaaccATAAATAAAAGAGCagcacaaaaaaataaattttgttggTTGTTCCGTTGGCGGACTtctaatctttttttttgggtcttagaaaacaatttttttttttttaataaatttgtcATAGAAAATTGACAACAAAAAGCAATCTGCCATATTCACATTTCTTCATATTTCTTCACCACATGCATTTCTTTCTAAAGGTCTAGCGGGATTGTTGAGGACCTTGGCCAATTTTGAAATACACACAATTGATACTCTATTGATATGCAGGATTGTCCATGGAAGCTGTATTTTGCAGTTATTACTAAATCCTCACATCTTTCATCCTTAAAAAAATGTCCCAACTCCTGTGAACCTCCGATCAACTTTTAAACATATGGGATTTCTCAAGCTTTTCTTGCTTAATCGCATATTCCTACATGGCTACATATACTTGATGCGTTAAAAAATCTACTAGTCAGATTCCTCAAAAAGGGAGACAATAGTACCAAATCCTAATTATAGGAGCAATGCATTGGTATTCAAGCAACTCAACATACAAATGTACACCGTTTTCATCGACATCAGAAGTTGGGAATCAGATTGGTTACCACGTATTCATTTGGTAACAATTCAAatgcagggaaaaaaaaaagaaaacaaaaatttaaatgtagcaattttAGAGTTTTCAACCTCTATCCGAGGGTGTAAGTGGGAGTTCTTCGGTTTGAAAAAAGGCAATATTTCTCCCCCATACCTAAGAAGACAATCATTATTTAGAGTTCCAACCAAAATTCCATCCACTTCCTGCAATCTGAGTTTGAATTACATTCCACATACTGGGCATACAAGCAATTCAAAATTGATTCCACCATTTCTGTCATGTCTTTAACTAGGAGTTTGCTACCTTCTCATAGATTATGCTGAAGCAGATGCGTATTTTAGTTTATATCTGTGATCTTAATACAATGGCAATGCAGAGCAAGAAATTGAGACCATTGACATTCCCCAGTATTTGACAAGCTTTGTCACATTGCACATAGTCGAAGTAGTTAAGAGTCTCACTCTTTTTCACTGGTATAAACCATGAAAAAACTACTTGATATAACTTGatagataaataaaaaagaaaaaactaacaTTGGTCCAAAACAAGAATCAGAGAAAATCTCTGTCCAAGCTGCATCATCTCTTCTAGCACCCTCTTGAAGAATAGTCTTTCTGAAGACTGATCATAATATGGTTTAGGGATATGTACTAATAGCAATAATCAGATCCAATGAATCAATTATTGTCTCAACAACATAACAAGGAATAGATATTCTGCAGAAAGCTTTCCCTGTGACTCACAATTCTCAAACCATAATATGCTGTCACTGGTTTGAGCAAGCAACTAGCTGAACATAAGTTTTGACCAATGGTCCCGAGACAAGTAAACAGGGAAGTAAAGGAATCAATAAACCTAAATAAGCTATTTACAAAGTACCGATTCAAAAAAGGCTAAAAAGCAAACCAAAGATTGCGTAGCAATTACAACAATAGATAGCATTGCAGCCAGGAAAAAACAGTGAATGGTAGTCCACCATCCTGAAAAACATTTTATGATGCATAACCTAGAAGATAAATCAATGAAAAAATACATGGAATGATCTAAGGGTTCATTGTACGTGAACACCATTCCTAGCTAATATGGGCTCGATCACTTACACCCAAGTTAGGAAAAGAAGGTAAGTTCCAGTTAACTTTCTACTTCTAGTAACAGGGAAGCACTGCAGATACAAAATTACAGGGCAGATGAGCAATCAATAATCAGgaatttaataaaatttgatAACTAAACTTTAACGAAAATGAACCAACTGTATATTACCAATTACTAGgtccaaaagagcttataaaCCCGATTTAACAAAATTGGCACCAAAAGGTTTTCATGGCCAGACTAAGAATATGTGGCATGAAATTTCCAGCCTAAATAACCTGAAACCCAAAAGACATGccttacaatccaaacatatAACCTACCAAGCACTAATTACTTTCCTTCATACCTTCCAAAACCAATTTAGTGTGCTCCTTCATCAAATCCATCTTCATCAATAAAACCTCTACTTCAGCTTCGCGGAATTTCTTCCACTTGCCCTCCAAATCCTTTGCCTTGGCGTCCCCAATCAAACTGATATTCTCTCTCAAGAAACCCCCCCCAACGTCCATATCAATCGAATGGCTCAAGAATGGATACTTCGACTCAAAATCACCTTCATGATCATCTTTCCCCAACTCTTTGACTGCATTCTTATCCACAGAACGGACAGTTTTACCACCTTTTTTTGCTTTGCCATTATAGCCATTGTTGCTCTTACCATCTACATTTTTATCAACTCCCTTATTAATCATCCCATCACCTCCCTTACCCCAAATCTTTTTAGAGAGATCAAAAGTTTCTGCCTCATGACGCTTGTGGAAAACAAGGTCCTCCCCTCCTTTCTCATATTTTTCCATATTATTGAAAAATTTAATCCTCAACCTCCTAATCTTCTCATAAATCTGAGTATTCGAAAATTCAAATTGCAACTTTCCCCTAGCAAAGTCATAAAAAGCAGGCATATTAGAAGAAGGATCAACCCCTTTTTCATCCTTAAAATCAATCATGCTTTGAAGAAGATCGATTACATCCTCCTCACCCCACACCCTCCCAGCACCTCCACTACTCGAATCTTTCCTGAACTCTTCAGCATTAACTTTAGCCTTTTTCTTACCTCTCAAATCGCTTTCATCATCTTTCTCAGCTTCAAAGGGGTGCTTTGAGATGGATTTAGAGTCTTTCGAAGTGGGCTTTGGAGGAGTAACAACTTTGATTCTGAAATCCGACGCAGAAGGAGAATCTATGGAGTTTTCTGATTCCTCATCCTCCTCTCCTTCCTTGCCAGAATATGCAGGGAATTGAGGTGGAGGGGTGGTCTGCTTTTGAACATCGGGCAGAATCTGAGAAGATTTCTGTTTATCTTGTTCTTCTTCAACATCAGATTCTcctacttcttcttcttcttcttcagacccttcttcttctccttcttcttcagAACTCTCTTCCTCCTCTTGTTCCGATGATTCTTTCATCGTTTCTGGCTCTGGCGGAGGAATATGTTTATTAGACACTGACTCCTCTTCTTCAGAAGATGATTCAGATGATTCTTCCAGTTCCGGCGGAGGAGGCTGCTGATCAGATATTGGATTCTTGGGTGCCATGGATTGGAGAAGGAGAGGGGTAGAGGAAGGTAACTCACTTGCGTTTAGGGTTTTAGGCGAGAGATTAAAGGACAGAGACAATTAGCAATTTACCCGCCCCCAAGACCGAGAGGGTATATATTAGGGACAATATCAGAAACCTGCCTTGAGGTTTCTGGCTATTTCAGTGGCTTCCCtttatgttttaaaaattacaataacctcccttgaggttatttatcatataatatttatgtccaatcaataaataaaaagtgatagtaagagagagaaaataatatgattCTATCATTATTCCTCATCTAtaatattatttaattaatctaataCCAACTCACATATTAAAAAAACCACTAAAATTTGTTATTTATCATTTGGGATAAAATCACATATAAcatcaaaaaaataatatatcattttatatttttcacttaatacaaaatccAAATTACTCTTTGCAGCTACATACCCGTTGTCAAACATGATCAATaataaaaaaccaaaaaatttgCAACTAAAATATTACAGAGAATAAACTTGAATATCATAAATATTCTTGTCAACATATTAAGATTAGTTATTGAGATTTTTATAGTATTAAAGTTCGCTCCTTGTAATATTTTAGttgcatatttttttaattatttgttatTGATCATGTTTGACAATGAGTTCATAACTGAAAAGAATAATTTGAATCTTACATTAACTAAAATATATAGAatgatatattattttttatgccATATGTGATTTAATCCCTAATGATAAATAGCaaattttaatgttttcttTAATATTTGAGCTAGTATTATActaattaaacaatttagtaGATGAAGGGCAATGGTGGAATTATatggttttctttcttctaatattattttttaattgttgATTGAATTTAGATATTACAAGATAATAAAGTTTAAGGAAAGttaatatagttttcaaaatataaaggAAGACCAGTAAAATAGTTAGAAagctcaagggaggtttttgaaattatccctatatattattgttaattattttggaaatatttaaagaaaagaaaaacgagaaAAATTGAATGTTCATGAATTGGGGTAAGTTGGACACTGGACCTCAGTGGTTGCGCCACTGAGGGCCATCAACGGTCAATATGGAGCCATATTTATTCAGAAAAATTTGAATTATTCATTTCAAATCTTAAGATGAACATAATTCGATTTGGATTATTAACTGTGTGTATATGTGATTGTTTTATTTTagggaatttgacaatgaaaccctattcattgatgattattggtTGTTATGTATATGATTGTCATATCAATTCCATAATGTAGTTCATGGTTTTTTTTTCGGCAACGATAACATTTTTATAATCTAATCTATTAGTTTAAAGAGGCCATgtaattcatgattttttttccaCAACGATAACATTTTTATAACCTAATCTATCATATTCGAGTGACGATACCTTTTTTTGTAACGATAGCATTCTTATAACTTAATCTATCCTATTCTTCCTGAAAGGAAAGCGTAAAGAGACTATgtaatttatgattttttttcgCAATGATAACATTCTTATAATATAATCTATCCTATTCTACCTTTTTTAGCAATGATAACATTTCTATAACCTAATTTATCCTATTCGACTGAGGATACCTTTTCCTGCAACGACAACATTCatataacctaatctatcctATACTACCGGAGAAGGGAGTCTAAAGAGGTTATGTAATTCATGGGTTTTTTTTTGGCCGCAAAGATAACATTCCTATAATCTAATCTATCATATTCTACATTTTTCCGCAATGATAATATTCTTATAACTTAATCTATCCTATTTGACTGAGGATATCTTTTTCTGCAAcgataatatttttataagttaATCTATCTTATTCTACCGGGGAGGGGAGCCTGAAGAACCTATGTAAGGGGCTAGCAACGATAacatttttataatataatcTATTATATTCTACATTTCCCGCAACAATAACATTTTTATAGCCTAATCTACCCTATTCGGCCGAGGATACCTTTTTCAGTAATGATAATATTCTTATAATTTAATCTATCTCATTCTATTGGAGAAGGGAGTCTAAAGAGGTTATGATGCGAACTGATTCTCCAAGGACATGTCTTGAAAAATCGAATTGCACAGGCAGCGGAacgatctatcttgaccaggttatggatacaaaagatgaaaaaatctCGACTCCTCTAACCCCCGAGGTGTGAACCGTGAATTTAATCTCAACCCACAACCTAATGAATTAGCGAACAAAGATTTGTTGGTTGAATGGCGCCACTATTCAGCAtgatcttgaattgataagccaaaacttgaacaaaggaaacataactcactttgtatcaaggaatGTTCctaaggaacaagaaagagaaaaactctcaatttttattcatctcATAACTCTCTTACAATGGAATAGAAAAAGCCTATTTATAGCTAAAAACTAAACCACTAAGACTAATCCAATTTGGATAAGAATTTAGTCACTTATTTCCTTAACTACTTTTAAATGGCTCAAATAACTGACATAGCTGGccatatttattcatattaATAACTACCTAACCAACtaaacaagaaaaatcaaacaaaacaaaagaaactaaaaacatGAAGATCAAATAGCTAGCGCTCCATCCTCTTCACGACTTCATGTATTTCAACAGAATCTTGAACATCATGGATTGAATTAAAAAAACCCTCAAGCATCTTGGCACGAGCTAGTGATGGTCCTACTGCTCGTATCATTCtcctcctcttgaaagcgatTCGTCCTCGAATCGAGATTTGATCAAAAAAAATACATAAGTGTAGCAATAATGGAGGACTTTTTGTATTGTAAAGGGGGATGGAATTGGTAATGGAAATaaactgaaaatttttctttttttcccacaCAATTAAGGATTAGAAATAATAGTTTTGATGGACTCCCAAAGATGCTAGGAATTGGACAGCAAAGAAAAGTTGTGCACAATGGGAAAATGAAAGTCACGAACTTACTAATCCTAAATAAATTAGGAATTGGAAACCCTAAGGACTCTTCTACCACCTAACCACGGATGGATACCAAAAACGAAAAAGCAAACACAAAAAAtacaatttgattttttttttaaaatttggatGAATAGtaactcggatgaacagtacgatgaacagtatgCTACAGTACCCCTCCCCGTGTACAgtatccaaatttttttttttttgcttttgacaactcgacacaaggttacgacttcacttggaagaaatttaattgggagttaaacccttgaaaaacctgttttcaagaacgtaatcacaccaagaaattccaacctcgatcaaACAACGAGGTAGGTTAGACTCAAcaaataaaatcaagaaaacaagaataattttttttaaataaaaggtgactaaggttttggtagaaaaataataggaaaaataagaaaagaaaaaggatattaacctgaatcaagagccgaaactctgataccagatgatgcaAACTCGATTCTTCAAGGACCGCTCGAGAAGAAACGAATTGCACAGgtagcggaaggatctatcttgaccaaaTTATGAAtacaaaagatggaaaaatctcGACCCCTCTAACTCCCAAGGTGTGAACGTTGAATTTAATCTCAACCCACAACCTAACGAATTAGCGAACAAAGATTTGTTGGTTGAATGGCACCACAATTCAACAtgatcttgaattgataagtcaAAACTTGAACAAATGAGACAtaactcactttgtatcaaggaatGTTCctaaggaacaagaaagagaaaaactctcaatttttattcatctcATAACTCTCTTACAATGGAATAGAAAAGACCTATTTATAGCTAAAAACTAAATCACTAAAACTAATCCAATTTGGATAGTTTATTTAGTCACTAAGATTAATCCAATTTGGATAAGGATTTAGTCACTTATTTCCCTAACTACTTTTAAATGGCTAAAATAGCTCACATAGTTGGCcatatttattcataataataactacctaaccaactaaacaagaaaaatctaacaaaacaaaagaaactaaaaacatGAAGATCAAATAGCTAGTGCTCCATCCTCTTCACAATTTCATGTATTTCAACAGAATCTTGAACATCATGGATTGAATTGAAAAAATTCTCAAGCATCTTGGCACGAGCTAGTAATGATCCTAATGCTTGTATCAGGTTATGTAAGGGGATGTCTAGCActtcttttggctttttttCACTGCAGATGGGGTTTGAACCCCCGACCTACAGCCCAAAGAGGGATTTAGTCCTTTTTTGGTAGTCACTGAGCTTTATTAATGTAGTTCATGGTTGATAAGTatttaatttgaattttgatgGATATAATCAATTGTGAAACACAAGTTTTTAATGAGtgataaattttattatttttctatatATTACTGTTTTATTGTCGCAATTTTTTAATGAGtgataaaatttattattttgttacATATTATTGTTTTAATGGCTACATTCTTGGTATTAATGCCGTGTATTTTGCCATTGCATGGATTTATAGGTTAATCACGTATTGCCCCTTATAACTATGGTCAAGCAGCAAATTGCACACTATGTTCACAGAACTTATAAATTGCTCCCAATTGAGTTGTCAAATGTATGCTTTTATCAAAAAAGACAATTTTGCCTTCATTAGATATTGTCAAATTATCAATTaccttttatttaaaattttttacgaATCAATTACCTTATTCGGTCGGATTGGTAAACCTTCAAACTAGAATGGTTCTTATTAAACTAGTTTGGTTCTTGATTTGTTCATTTATACCCAGTTCTTCAATGCAATACAGTGGTCTTTGACCCAGTTATCAGGATATTTAATGTACTAATAAAACATATATCTATCTAAGACACACTCTTCAAAAGTAGGTTTCTGCATTTTTTGCTATTAACTCTTTTATTTcttcaatgttttcaattctTCCCCATTTTTTGTGCATCATAGATTTTTGCCATGTTACTTTTCGAGAACTATGTGTTAGGTCTAAATCACTTAGAATTTCTTATATCATTTcatgttctttcttttttatttcaaaaaaatttgataTCTAATTTAATAGATTGACCAAATATGCATAATAATGAAAGTAATATATCAATTATTTATGACATCACAAGTCGATAATGGTTAGTCTAACTATTTAACCAGTGACTCTTGACccagtaattttttcaattcGATGAGTAGGGAGGGTTTCAAAATCTTATTGTGAATGTTTATCAAATGACAATTTGAAGGAAGAGAAATCTATATTAGAATGGAATTTGATTGGGGGGcttatttatttcaaaaagtaaagaaaggTAATCATGTCACAAGTTAGTTACTATTTATGGATTTAGGTGATAACCAATAGTTGTATAATATATTTTCCAATCATTTTCAGGATTAGATTCACATTCCTTCCGTGGGGTTTAACATATTACAGGAACCTCTCTTAGGTATCAAAACCTACACTTAactaagttatattataacaaGTGATAATATCAAAATTCTCTCCTGAGATTTTTGTCAATATGACTTAGTATCCTAAACTTCTAAAAATCTCACCTACTTATCctaatttcacttttttctACTATATTTAGGCCCTAGAAGAATAAGGAAGGTTCAAAAATGGAATAATTTTGGAAATCTTCCCTAAAGTTTTTGACAATATCACTTAGCATctatgaaatttaaaaaatatcactttctttccttgttttcaaaattttgtaacATTATTAATGGAATTCAAAATATATGActtgaaaaactaattttgagaGAGCAAAGGTAATTTCACTCTATAGTTACCCTTTTGTTATGGTCCCTTAATTATCATGACaaacaaatttaatttgaaaattgatCAATGTACTTCTTTAATAAAAAGAATATTATAAGTTTCTAACAGGTTTCAAAAATCATTTAATAGGTTTCCTTTTaaaatttggacaaaaatattaaaaatttataACTTCTGAATAATTTGCGAAACACTTAAAAATCATCTGAAGTATTATAATGATAAGAATATGACTTTTTTTCATATTGAAAACATCTCAACTAAGTTTTAAATGCTATTGTAAAAACACTTTgcttttttctcattttcagACCATtgatttggacaaaaaaaattCTATATTGTTTATGAAATTCCTTAAATTTACTTGAAACATTTTATATAGTAGGAAAGATGTCTTTTATTTGGTACCATAAGTTACACATAAGCACATAACACAAATGAAGGTAGGCCCAATATTAAACTTTTAAAATCATAACTAATCCCTAAAATGCAATagttttgtaaaaaaaaaaaatctacccTTTCACCAAAataaattgataatatcaaGTTCATTCCTTGGTATGTGATCTTAGAGCACCAAATAGATAATccctaaaaatttttttttgtagtttcAAACAtcttaaataaaattttattatttgttttactttaaaaaaaacatGCTGTATATGGTTGCGACTGCTATATGTTGTTCTATCAGAGTTACATCTTCatttttttgtctttgtttttattttttaattcacATGCTTATGATTTTGTAAAATAGTAGGGCAACAAAATGgtaatatttgaaaataaattattttttctttcctaaaatgggtattttaataaaatattctGAATTGGGTTGAAAATGTTACCAAAGTTTGAAAATAAATGAGACAAGTAATTTTTTTGAAAGTGTTAAGTGAAATGTCAGAAACGTTAatagaggtttctgaaattaccacctaaaaaattcatttaagtGGAAAGagcatatttttatttcaaaatttcactttttgttATTTGCTTGCTAATTTGTCATTAAAAGTCATATTAATATGACATAAGTATTATAAATTAAAGGAAAAGTTGTACAAGATTTATTAGTacaatgcaaccaattttgcaGTAACAACTATCAAGCACATTATTATTGCAATAGAAATAGTTACTTATGCTATTGCAACTATATGTAACTAGAGTTGGAAGTGAAAACAATTACAATATCAAtaagcaaattttgaaaatacaaaattaagcATTCAAGGGTAAAATTTTGACTCTAAACACAAGGTTACGATAAAAAATctctttaagaaaaaaaattataagaaaTATTACTTTTGCTATGAAAAATGCAGATTTCTTCTAGTAATGTGAATGCACTTAAATAATTGAAGTGAATAGCCTGAACAAATGTAGTTGGTAGATTTGTGtaaaaaaaattgcactttCAAACATACATATTCC
This sequence is a window from Coffea eugenioides isolate CCC68of chromosome 7, Ceug_1.0, whole genome shotgun sequence. Protein-coding genes within it:
- the LOC113778105 gene encoding STOREKEEPER protein-like, yielding MAPKNPISDQQPPPPELEESSESSSEEEESVSNKHIPPPEPETMKESSEQEEEESSEEEGEEEGSEEEEEEVGESDVEEEQDKQKSSQILPDVQKQTTPPPQFPAYSGKEGEEDEESENSIDSPSASDFRIKVVTPPKPTSKDSKSISKHPFEAEKDDESDLRGKKKAKVNAEEFRKDSSSGGAGRVWGEEDVIDLLQSMIDFKDEKGVDPSSNMPAFYDFARGKLQFEFSNTQIYEKIRRLRIKFFNNMEKYEKGGEDLVFHKRHEAETFDLSKKIWGKGGDGMINKGVDKNVDGKSNNGYNGKAKKGGKTVRSVDKNAVKELGKDDHEGDFESKYPFLSHSIDMDVGGGFLRENISLIGDAKAKDLEGKWKKFREAEVEVLLMKMDLMKEHTKLVLEGMKESN